Proteins from a genomic interval of Cupriavidus pauculus:
- a CDS encoding lipocalin family protein, with protein MPLAAAGVALVGAAFAAKAYGKFSGGKRGNVAVPEPAKAVDLDRYLGQWYEYARYENGFERGCEGVTAEYTLRDDGLIGVRNTCHEGCAGGEARVSEGRARVVPGSGNAKLEVSFFGPFFFGDYWVLDHCDDYAWSIVGEPSGRFLWILTRDARPSPELADFLVRRVAALGYDTSLLRTTEH; from the coding sequence CCGCGTTCGCGGCCAAGGCGTACGGCAAGTTCTCGGGCGGCAAGCGCGGCAACGTGGCCGTGCCCGAACCGGCCAAGGCCGTGGACCTGGACCGCTACCTGGGCCAATGGTACGAGTACGCCCGCTACGAGAACGGCTTCGAGCGTGGCTGCGAAGGCGTGACCGCCGAATACACGCTGCGCGACGACGGCCTGATCGGCGTGCGCAACACGTGCCATGAAGGCTGCGCCGGCGGCGAGGCGCGGGTCTCGGAAGGCCGCGCCCGCGTGGTGCCGGGCAGCGGCAACGCCAAGCTGGAAGTGTCGTTCTTCGGCCCGTTCTTCTTTGGCGACTACTGGGTGCTCGACCATTGCGACGACTACGCGTGGTCCATCGTCGGCGAGCCGTCCGGCCGCTTCCTGTGGATCCTCACGCGCGACGCCCGGCCGTCGCCGGAACTGGCCGACTTCCTGGTCAGGCGCGTGGCCGCGCTGGGCTACGACACGTCGCTGCTGCGGACCACCGAGCACTGA
- a CDS encoding dihydrofolate reductase family protein: protein MRKLIVSTFVSLDGVMQAPGGPEEDPAGGFAFGGWTFPFWDDTMGQDMKGLDGKDRELLLGRRTYEIFAAYWPYQPADDPIASTFNATRKHVASRTLTSLEWDNAALLQGDVAAAVAALKAEAGKDLQVIGSGNLIQTLRAASLVDEYNVWTFPVVLGHGKRLFEPDTRPGALKLVESRTSGSGVVMSTYVPAGDVPAGSFAQATPSARELARREKWQREAG from the coding sequence ATGAGGAAACTGATCGTCTCCACCTTCGTCTCGCTCGACGGCGTCATGCAGGCGCCGGGCGGCCCCGAGGAAGACCCCGCCGGCGGCTTTGCGTTCGGCGGCTGGACGTTCCCGTTCTGGGACGACACCATGGGCCAGGACATGAAGGGGCTGGACGGCAAGGACCGTGAGCTGCTGCTGGGCCGCAGGACCTACGAGATTTTTGCCGCGTACTGGCCATACCAGCCGGCCGACGACCCCATCGCCAGCACCTTCAACGCCACGCGCAAGCACGTGGCGTCGCGCACGCTGACGTCGCTGGAGTGGGACAACGCGGCGCTGCTGCAGGGCGACGTGGCCGCCGCGGTGGCCGCGCTGAAGGCCGAAGCGGGCAAGGACCTGCAGGTCATCGGCAGCGGCAACCTGATCCAGACGCTGCGCGCCGCGTCCCTGGTCGACGAATACAACGTCTGGACCTTCCCGGTGGTGCTGGGCCACGGCAAGCGGCTGTTCGAGCCCGATACCCGGCCCGGAGCGCTCAAGCTGGTGGAATCGCGGACGTCCGGCTCGGGCGTGGTGATGAGCACCTACGTGCCGGCCGGCGACGTGCCGGCCGGGTCGTTCGCCCAGGCCACGCCCAGCGCGCGGGAGCTGGCGCGGCGCGAAAAATGGCAGCGCGAGGCCGGTTGA
- a CDS encoding MFS transporter, translating to MSSTPMSFEDAIRTAGVGKFQYRLFVIFGLVWMADAMQVLSIGFSAPSIAATFGVTVPQALQTGTAFFVGMLMGAFCFGRIADRIGRRPALMLAVIIDAACGVASAFAPSLGWLMVLRLLTGIGVGGTLPVDYTMLAEFLPRDRRGRWLVLLESFWALGTICLAMLALAAGAHGNDAWRIIFFVTGIPALVGLIPRMYVPESPLFLNRNGKSEQARQVLERVASTNGRRVSIPPLQSETPERASIFMLFGATFRRRTVGLVLAWLLISIAYYAVFVYLPIRLSSSGFGWMRGQVFLVVLALVQLPGYALAAYGVERWGRKPTLIGFLLLSAAGCMLYSLGTSTTVVVGSTLLMSFALLGTWGALYAFTPEVYPTNLRATGMGTAGAVARFGGLFAPAIIAPVMATHFTLALAMISAMLAAAALAVGSVNVESRNRALD from the coding sequence ATGTCGTCCACGCCGATGAGTTTCGAAGATGCCATCCGTACCGCCGGTGTCGGCAAGTTCCAGTACCGGCTGTTCGTGATTTTCGGGCTGGTGTGGATGGCCGACGCGATGCAGGTGCTGTCCATCGGCTTCAGCGCGCCATCGATTGCCGCCACCTTCGGCGTCACGGTGCCGCAGGCGCTGCAGACCGGCACCGCGTTCTTCGTCGGCATGCTGATGGGCGCCTTCTGCTTCGGCCGCATTGCCGACCGCATCGGCCGGCGCCCGGCGCTGATGCTGGCCGTCATCATCGACGCGGCCTGCGGCGTGGCCTCGGCATTCGCGCCCAGCCTGGGCTGGCTGATGGTGCTGCGGCTGCTGACCGGCATCGGCGTGGGCGGCACGCTGCCCGTGGACTACACGATGCTGGCCGAATTCCTGCCACGCGACCGCCGCGGCCGCTGGCTGGTGCTGCTGGAATCGTTCTGGGCGCTGGGCACCATCTGCCTGGCGATGCTGGCCCTGGCGGCCGGCGCCCACGGCAACGACGCCTGGCGCATCATCTTCTTCGTCACCGGCATTCCGGCGCTGGTTGGCCTGATCCCGCGCATGTACGTGCCCGAGTCGCCGCTGTTCCTGAACCGCAACGGCAAGTCGGAACAGGCGCGGCAGGTGCTGGAGCGCGTGGCGTCCACCAACGGCCGGCGGGTGTCCATTCCCCCGCTGCAGTCCGAAACCCCCGAGCGGGCGTCGATCTTCATGCTGTTCGGCGCCACGTTCCGCCGCCGCACCGTGGGGCTGGTGCTGGCCTGGCTGCTGATCTCGATTGCCTACTACGCGGTGTTCGTCTACCTGCCGATCCGGCTCAGCAGTTCCGGCTTTGGCTGGATGCGCGGGCAGGTGTTCCTGGTGGTGCTGGCGCTGGTGCAGCTACCCGGCTATGCGCTGGCGGCCTACGGCGTGGAGCGCTGGGGCCGCAAGCCGACGCTGATCGGCTTCCTGCTGCTCAGCGCGGCCGGCTGCATGCTCTACAGCCTGGGGACGTCGACCACGGTGGTGGTGGGCTCCACGCTGCTGATGAGCTTTGCGCTGCTGGGCACCTGGGGCGCGTTGTACGCGTTCACGCCCGAGGTCTACCCGACCAACCTGCGCGCCACCGGCATGGGCACGGCCGGCGCCGTGGCCCGCTTTGGCGGCCTGTTCGCGCCGGCCATCATCGCCCCGGTCATGGCCACGCACTTCACGCTGGCGCTGGCGATGATTTCCGCCATGCTGGCCGCGGCGGCGCTGGCGGTGGGGTCGGTCAACGTGGAATCGCGCAACCGGGCGCTCGACTGA
- a CDS encoding phosphate/phosphite/phosphonate ABC transporter substrate-binding protein, protein MAAGIASFRMYNATPAVAAAWQALFARVFADLSWPVAIVPHAWPAPLPELWQRPDLVCGFMCGLPFAQRVAPVVPLVAPVPSPAAYGGQPRYRSELLVRADAGWQRIDDTFGHRIGWMARHSQSGYHAARHLLAPSAQTHGAPLFRASVGPLDTPMRALTALRDGEIDVTALDSYFLDLLRRHAPDRLDGLHTVACTPWTPNPLLVASTTLDDAARATLIDRLCGLHADAAYAPLLDAVLVARFVRPDPAAYAPLAVAAASNNGGYPELA, encoded by the coding sequence ATGGCGGCCGGCATCGCGTCGTTCCGCATGTACAACGCCACGCCGGCCGTCGCGGCGGCGTGGCAGGCCCTGTTTGCGCGGGTGTTTGCCGACCTGTCCTGGCCGGTGGCGATCGTGCCGCACGCCTGGCCCGCGCCGCTGCCCGAGCTCTGGCAGCGGCCGGACCTCGTGTGCGGCTTCATGTGCGGGCTGCCTTTCGCGCAACGCGTGGCGCCCGTGGTGCCGCTGGTGGCGCCGGTGCCATCGCCGGCCGCATACGGCGGCCAGCCGCGCTACCGCAGCGAACTGCTGGTGCGGGCGGATGCAGGCTGGCAGCGCATCGACGACACGTTCGGCCACCGCATCGGCTGGATGGCGCGCCATTCGCAGTCGGGCTACCACGCGGCGCGCCATCTGCTGGCGCCCAGCGCCCAGACGCATGGCGCGCCGCTGTTCCGTGCCTCGGTCGGCCCGCTCGACACGCCGATGCGGGCGCTGACGGCCTTGCGCGACGGCGAGATCGACGTCACCGCGCTGGACAGCTATTTCCTCGATCTGCTGCGCCGGCACGCGCCCGACCGGCTCGACGGCCTGCACACCGTCGCCTGCACGCCGTGGACGCCCAATCCGCTGCTGGTGGCGTCCACCACGCTGGACGACGCCGCCCGCGCGACGCTGATCGACCGGCTCTGCGGCCTGCACGCCGACGCGGCCTATGCGCCGCTGCTCGACGCCGTGCTGGTGGCGCGCTTTGTGCGCCCCGACCCCGCCGCCTACGCGCCGCTGGCCGTGGCGGCAGCCAGCAACAACGGCGGCTATCCCGAACTGGCCTGA
- a CDS encoding ornithine cyclodeaminase family protein, which produces MNPLYLTYLNGPDVAELALTDAEILAAVEAALAAQGRGETVIEPRVHLVPESSDKGHFNVLRGFIKPLHVAGVKVVSDYVDNYRHGLPSEMALLNLFDPDNGVPLAVIDATAITDMRTGAVTALGARHLARRGSKVLGHIGARGTSYWNVRLLDSLFDFDEIRVHSRRPESRDAFAARLTRDLGKPVTVTEDWESCVRGADIVVEASRLPKPQPMLLTEWIQPGALVIPYGTMSAVELSLTDIMSKMVVDDWGQCRKGLPFGALRQHVDSGRLNEENLHAELGQIVAGLKPGRERDDETILFWHRGLSTTDIALGHAMLTKARAKGLGQTLRFA; this is translated from the coding sequence GTGAACCCGTTGTACCTGACCTACCTGAACGGCCCCGACGTGGCCGAGCTGGCGCTGACCGACGCCGAGATCCTGGCCGCCGTGGAAGCGGCACTGGCCGCCCAGGGCCGCGGCGAGACCGTGATCGAGCCGCGCGTGCACCTGGTGCCGGAATCGTCGGACAAGGGCCACTTCAACGTGCTGCGCGGCTTTATCAAGCCGCTGCACGTGGCCGGGGTGAAGGTGGTGTCCGACTATGTCGACAACTACCGGCACGGGCTGCCGTCCGAGATGGCGCTGCTGAACCTGTTCGACCCCGACAACGGCGTGCCGCTGGCCGTGATCGACGCCACGGCCATCACCGACATGCGCACCGGCGCCGTGACCGCGCTGGGCGCCAGGCATCTGGCGCGCCGGGGCAGCAAGGTGCTGGGGCACATCGGCGCGCGCGGCACGTCGTACTGGAACGTGCGGCTGCTCGACTCGCTGTTCGATTTCGACGAGATCCGCGTCCATTCCCGCCGGCCCGAGAGCCGCGACGCGTTTGCCGCGCGGCTGACACGCGACCTCGGCAAGCCCGTGACGGTGACCGAGGACTGGGAATCGTGCGTGCGCGGCGCCGATATCGTGGTGGAGGCGTCGCGGCTGCCCAAGCCGCAGCCGATGCTGCTGACCGAGTGGATCCAGCCCGGCGCGCTGGTGATTCCGTACGGCACGATGAGCGCCGTGGAGCTGTCGCTGACCGACATCATGAGCAAGATGGTGGTGGACGACTGGGGCCAGTGCCGCAAGGGCCTGCCGTTCGGCGCGCTGCGCCAGCACGTGGACAGCGGCCGGCTGAACGAGGAAAACCTGCACGCCGAGCTGGGCCAGATCGTGGCCGGGCTGAAGCCGGGGCGCGAGCGCGACGACGAGACGATCCTGTTCTGGCACCGCGGGCTTTCCACCACCGACATCGCGCTGGGCCACGCCATGCTGACCAAGGCGCGCGCCAAGGGCCTGGGCCAGACGCTGCGCTTTGCCTGA
- a CDS encoding Bug family tripartite tricarboxylate transporter substrate binding protein: MNRCVRRPAIGWRLWMAVPAVASVLAALPRPASAQPDDYPSRPVRVVVPFAAGGVADALPRLIGQKLSERWGKPVVIDNKPGAAGNIGMEAVARAAPDGYTLGLAPAGNLTVNPILFRKLSFETRDFVPVTMLAASPNVLVVNPSVPARSLKDLVAYARTHPGELNFASPGNGSGAHLAGELLNLEAGVKTVHVPYNGMAPALNDVLAGQVQMMFGGISTVLQHIRTGKLVPLAVAGPRRLPQLPNVPTVAESGYPGFDVTSWYGLVAPKGTPEAVVRKWQADVATVLRDPDVRQKLDGLGLEPVGNTSQAFGDTIATETTKWRAIVHRANIPPLQ; this comes from the coding sequence GTGAACCGTTGCGTAAGAAGGCCGGCCATCGGATGGCGGCTGTGGATGGCCGTGCCGGCCGTGGCCTCCGTGCTCGCGGCGCTGCCGCGTCCCGCGTCGGCGCAGCCCGATGACTATCCGTCCCGCCCCGTGCGCGTGGTTGTGCCGTTCGCGGCCGGCGGCGTGGCCGATGCGCTGCCGCGGCTGATCGGGCAGAAGCTGTCGGAGCGCTGGGGCAAGCCCGTGGTGATCGACAACAAGCCCGGCGCGGCCGGCAACATCGGCATGGAAGCCGTGGCACGCGCCGCGCCCGATGGCTATACGCTGGGGCTGGCGCCGGCCGGCAACCTGACCGTCAACCCGATCCTGTTCCGCAAGCTCAGCTTCGAGACACGCGACTTCGTACCCGTGACGATGCTGGCGGCCTCGCCCAACGTGCTGGTCGTCAATCCGTCGGTGCCGGCGCGCTCGCTCAAGGACCTCGTGGCCTACGCCCGCACGCACCCGGGCGAGCTGAACTTTGCCTCGCCCGGCAACGGCAGCGGCGCGCATCTGGCCGGCGAACTGCTGAACCTCGAAGCGGGCGTCAAGACCGTGCACGTGCCGTACAACGGCATGGCGCCGGCGCTCAACGACGTGCTGGCCGGCCAGGTGCAGATGATGTTCGGCGGCATCTCCACCGTGCTCCAGCACATCCGCACCGGCAAGCTGGTGCCGCTGGCCGTGGCCGGGCCGCGCCGGCTGCCGCAGTTGCCCAACGTGCCGACCGTCGCCGAATCGGGCTATCCGGGCTTCGACGTGACGTCGTGGTACGGGCTGGTGGCGCCCAAGGGCACGCCGGAGGCCGTGGTACGCAAGTGGCAGGCCGACGTGGCCACCGTGCTGCGCGACCCCGACGTGCGCCAGAAGCTAGACGGCCTGGGCCTGGAGCCGGTGGGCAACACCAGCCAGGCGTTCGGCGACACCATCGCCACCGAGACCACGAAATGGCGCGCGATCGTGCATCGCGCCAACATTCCCCCGCTGCAGTAA
- the hutC gene encoding histidine utilization repressor, with product MPTRPTVRPSNPPAPAFQRIKDYVQDQIAAGVWREGDAIPPELRLAETFAVSRMTVNRALNELEAEQILVRRKGAGTFVAQQRYQATVVEIRSIAEEIRARGHRHRSSLYRLERQRATRALAAQFGVAERSTLFHSVIVHFENDAPIQVEDRWVNPALAPDYMEADFGAITPNEHLMRVAPLQRAEYQIEALLPTADVAEMLAIAQTEPALVLRRRTFSQGAVASVVVLWHPGGRYRFGGALGQAL from the coding sequence ATGCCGACACGCCCGACCGTCCGACCCAGCAACCCGCCCGCGCCGGCGTTCCAGCGCATCAAGGACTACGTGCAGGACCAGATTGCCGCCGGGGTCTGGCGCGAGGGCGACGCCATCCCGCCCGAGCTGCGGCTGGCCGAGACGTTCGCGGTGTCGCGCATGACCGTGAACCGCGCGCTGAACGAACTGGAGGCCGAGCAGATCCTGGTGCGGCGCAAGGGCGCCGGCACGTTCGTGGCGCAGCAGCGCTACCAGGCCACCGTGGTGGAGATCCGCTCGATTGCCGAGGAAATCCGCGCGCGCGGCCATCGGCACCGCAGCAGCCTGTACCGGCTGGAGCGGCAGCGCGCCACGCGGGCCCTGGCCGCGCAGTTCGGCGTGGCGGAGCGCAGCACGCTGTTCCATTCGGTCATCGTCCACTTCGAGAACGACGCGCCGATCCAGGTGGAAGACCGCTGGGTCAACCCGGCGCTGGCGCCGGACTACATGGAGGCCGACTTTGGCGCCATCACACCGAACGAGCACCTGATGCGCGTGGCGCCGCTGCAGCGGGCCGAGTACCAGATCGAGGCGCTGCTGCCCACGGCCGACGTGGCCGAGATGCTGGCCATCGCGCAGACGGAGCCGGCGCTGGTGCTGCGCCGGCGCACGTTCTCGCAGGGCGCGGTGGCGTCGGTGGTGGTGCTGTGGCACCCGGGCGGCCGCTACCGGTTTGGCGGCGCGCTGGGCCAGGCGCTGTAG
- a CDS encoding endonuclease/exonuclease/phosphatase family protein has protein sequence MTHHATPHGALHAEIAVASYNIHGGVGTDGHFVPKRICEVLHELRADLIALQEVETRGTGFDMLRFLSQHTGLHAIPGPTLVRDDGDYGNALLTRYRPLAVRHIDLSVRGCEPRGAIDAQLECNAIESGTFALRVIATHLGLRPGERRWQVKRLLTALAEAPEQPTILLGDVNEWFLWGRPLRWLHAYFERTPHVSTFPSRMPFLALDRIWTSPRAHLVAVTSHRTALSRLASDHLPLLARMRLTSR, from the coding sequence ATGACCCATCACGCCACGCCGCACGGCGCGCTCCACGCGGAGATCGCCGTGGCGAGCTACAACATCCACGGGGGCGTCGGCACCGACGGCCACTTCGTGCCCAAGCGCATCTGCGAGGTGCTGCACGAACTGCGCGCCGACCTGATCGCGCTGCAGGAGGTGGAAACGCGCGGCACCGGCTTCGACATGCTGCGCTTCCTGTCCCAGCACACGGGGCTGCACGCCATACCGGGGCCCACGCTGGTGCGCGACGACGGCGACTACGGCAACGCGCTGCTGACGCGCTACCGGCCGCTGGCCGTGCGGCACATCGACCTCAGCGTCAGGGGCTGCGAGCCGCGCGGCGCCATCGACGCCCAGCTTGAATGCAATGCCATCGAGTCCGGCACGTTCGCGCTGCGCGTGATCGCCACGCACCTGGGGCTGCGGCCCGGCGAGCGCCGCTGGCAGGTCAAGCGGCTGCTGACCGCACTGGCCGAGGCGCCCGAGCAGCCCACCATCCTGCTGGGCGACGTGAACGAGTGGTTCCTGTGGGGGCGCCCGCTGCGCTGGCTCCATGCTTACTTCGAGCGCACGCCGCACGTGTCGACGTTTCCGTCGCGCATGCCGTTCCTGGCGCTCGACCGCATCTGGACTTCGCCACGCGCGCACCTGGTGGCGGTGACCAGCCATCGCACGGCGCTGTCGCGCCTGGCGTCTGACCATCTGCCGCTGCTGGCGCGCATGCGGCTCACGTCGCGCTAG
- a CDS encoding VTT domain-containing protein — MRNDAPESLLRPGHNCWRVEPSARFAMLVDADAYFPALREALTRAEHSVFILGWDIDSRMRLLPDAPTDGLPAELRDFLNALCRRRRGLRIYVLSWDYAMVFALEREFLPSAKEHWQTHRRLSFCLDGNHPSGASHHQKVVVIDHRVAFVGGLDLTIRRWDTHHHLPDDPRRVDPDGKPYPPFHDVQCVVDGPAARALGDMAAERWLRATGRRPRVPAPDAPVGTDPWPGQVVPDITDVRVGISRTYPERPDSPAVSEIRALHTDAIAAARDSVYLENQYFSSGLIADAFEARLREPDGPDIALVSRRTESGWLEEASMGVLRARLYRGLREADPDGRFQLYCPHVPDLGDACVNVHAKVMVVDDRLLTIGSANLSNRSFGLDTECNLVIESNGDARIAAGIRAMRDRLLCEHLAVTPEALAQALDTHGRLNTALAALYRPEGRTLQPFVPTVPENIDAALPDAGLLDPMEPIDPDEIVSEFVGQEGRPRVANRVVMLLALVLFVAGVVFAWRYTPLREWTDFRQLLATVQQLDDQPFAPLAMLGAFVAGGLALFPVTVLIVVTLVVFGPLYGAAIALGGTVLSTAATYTVGRVIGRNAVQRFGGRRLNRLTQQVGKHGLLAMVVLRLVPVAPFTLVNLVVGASRIRLRDCLLGTAIGMSPGIIVSASLVDRIAAVARDPGAASFAWLGVVLLIPLGLWWVLRRRRQRRAQASEAALRSGAGAARCCPPPSGQGAR, encoded by the coding sequence ATGAGAAACGATGCCCCAGAATCCCTGCTGCGCCCGGGCCACAATTGCTGGCGCGTGGAGCCCAGCGCGCGCTTTGCGATGCTGGTGGACGCCGACGCCTACTTCCCCGCGCTGCGCGAGGCCCTGACGCGCGCCGAGCACAGCGTGTTCATCCTCGGATGGGACATCGACAGCCGCATGCGGCTGCTGCCCGACGCCCCCACCGACGGCCTGCCCGCCGAGCTGCGCGATTTCCTGAACGCGCTGTGCCGGCGCCGGCGCGGGCTGCGCATCTATGTGCTGAGCTGGGACTACGCGATGGTCTTCGCGCTGGAGCGCGAATTCCTGCCGTCGGCCAAGGAGCACTGGCAGACGCACCGCCGCCTGTCTTTCTGCCTGGACGGCAACCACCCGTCGGGCGCCTCGCACCACCAGAAGGTCGTCGTGATCGACCATCGCGTGGCGTTCGTGGGCGGCCTCGACCTGACCATCCGCCGCTGGGACACCCACCATCACCTGCCCGACGACCCGCGCCGCGTGGACCCCGACGGCAAGCCCTACCCGCCATTCCATGACGTGCAGTGCGTGGTCGATGGCCCGGCCGCGCGGGCGCTGGGCGACATGGCCGCGGAACGCTGGCTGCGCGCCACCGGGCGCCGCCCCCGCGTGCCGGCGCCGGATGCCCCCGTGGGCACCGATCCGTGGCCCGGGCAGGTCGTGCCCGACATCACCGACGTGCGCGTGGGCATCAGCCGCACCTATCCCGAACGGCCCGATTCGCCCGCCGTCAGCGAGATCCGCGCGCTGCACACCGACGCCATCGCCGCGGCGCGCGACAGCGTCTATCTCGAAAACCAGTACTTCAGCTCGGGGCTGATCGCCGACGCCTTCGAGGCAAGGCTGCGCGAGCCCGACGGGCCCGACATCGCGCTGGTATCGCGCCGAACCGAGAGCGGCTGGCTGGAAGAAGCGAGCATGGGCGTGCTGCGCGCGCGGCTCTATCGCGGCCTGCGCGAGGCGGACCCGGACGGCCGCTTCCAGCTCTATTGCCCGCACGTGCCGGACCTGGGCGATGCCTGCGTCAACGTGCACGCCAAGGTCATGGTGGTGGACGACCGCCTGCTGACCATCGGCTCCGCCAACCTCAGCAACCGCTCGTTCGGGCTCGATACCGAGTGCAACCTCGTCATCGAGTCCAACGGCGACGCCCGCATCGCGGCCGGCATCCGCGCCATGCGCGACCGCCTGCTGTGCGAGCACCTGGCCGTGACGCCCGAGGCGCTGGCGCAGGCGCTGGACACCCACGGCCGGCTGAACACCGCGCTGGCGGCGCTGTACCGGCCCGAGGGGCGCACGCTGCAGCCGTTCGTGCCGACCGTGCCCGAGAACATCGACGCCGCCCTGCCCGATGCGGGGCTGCTGGACCCGATGGAGCCGATCGACCCGGACGAGATCGTGTCCGAGTTCGTCGGCCAGGAAGGCCGGCCGCGCGTGGCCAACCGCGTGGTCATGCTGCTGGCGCTGGTGCTGTTCGTTGCCGGCGTGGTGTTCGCGTGGCGCTACACGCCGCTGCGCGAATGGACCGATTTTCGCCAGTTGCTGGCCACCGTCCAGCAGCTCGATGACCAGCCGTTTGCCCCGCTGGCGATGCTGGGCGCGTTCGTGGCCGGCGGGCTGGCGCTGTTCCCGGTGACCGTGCTGATCGTGGTCACGCTGGTGGTGTTCGGCCCGCTCTATGGCGCGGCCATCGCGCTGGGCGGCACGGTGCTGAGCACGGCCGCCACCTATACCGTGGGCCGCGTGATCGGCCGCAACGCCGTGCAGCGGTTTGGCGGCCGGCGGCTGAACCGGCTGACGCAGCAGGTGGGCAAGCACGGGCTGCTGGCGATGGTGGTGCTGCGGCTGGTGCCGGTGGCGCCGTTCACGCTGGTCAACCTCGTGGTGGGGGCGTCGCGCATCCGGCTGCGGGATTGCCTGCTGGGCACGGCCATCGGCATGTCGCCGGGCATCATCGTGTCGGCGTCGCTGGTGGACCGCATTGCCGCCGTCGCGCGCGATCCCGGCGCGGCCAGCTTTGCATGGCTGGGCGTGGTGCTGCTGATTCCGCTTGGCCTGTGGTGGGTGCTGCGGCGCCGGCGCCAGCGGCGCGCGCAGGCGTCGGAGGCGGCCCTGCGCAGTGGCGCGGGCGCGGCGCGGTGCTGCCCGCCGCCGTCTGGCCAGGGGGCGCGATGA
- a CDS encoding AraC family transcriptional regulator, translating to MPKLVEHASPLVEPRRYQRRPFGHAHDYHQLLFGVDGETELEIDGHAYRVDRTQGLVIPAGHHHLCSGLPDNLQLVADFPSSSVALPARLMARPRMFSMDASFAAQVRRLAAAPAGSGMAAQHAWQRAAALAGGLTRMLGLDDRQADAAARFPVAAVDHYLRAHLATPLRVDALAARIGWGPRRFHTLFCEAFGDTPHGYQTRLRLDQAVQWLMAGTMPLADIAAGVGYPDQTTFTRAFARRFGMPPAAWRSAALPSAA from the coding sequence ATGCCGAAGCTCGTTGAGCATGCGTCTCCGCTGGTCGAGCCGCGCCGCTACCAGCGGCGGCCATTCGGCCATGCCCACGACTATCACCAACTCCTGTTCGGCGTCGATGGCGAGACCGAACTGGAAATCGACGGCCATGCGTACCGCGTCGACCGCACCCAGGGCCTCGTGATTCCCGCCGGGCATCACCACCTGTGCAGCGGCCTGCCCGACAACCTCCAGCTCGTGGCCGATTTCCCGTCCAGTTCGGTGGCCCTGCCAGCCCGTCTGATGGCCCGGCCGCGCATGTTCTCGATGGATGCCAGCTTTGCCGCGCAAGTGCGCCGGCTGGCGGCGGCGCCCGCTGGCAGCGGCATGGCCGCCCAGCACGCGTGGCAGCGCGCCGCCGCGCTGGCCGGCGGGCTGACGCGGATGCTCGGTCTCGATGACCGGCAGGCCGATGCCGCCGCGCGCTTTCCGGTGGCCGCCGTGGACCACTACCTGCGCGCCCACCTGGCCACGCCGCTGCGCGTCGACGCGCTGGCCGCGCGCATCGGCTGGGGTCCGCGCCGCTTCCACACGCTGTTCTGCGAAGCCTTTGGCGACACGCCGCACGGCTACCAGACACGGCTGCGGCTGGACCAGGCCGTGCAATGGCTGATGGCCGGCACGATGCCGCTGGCCGACATCGCGGCCGGCGTCGGCTATCCCGACCAGACCACCTTCACGCGCGCATTCGCGCGCCGCTTCGGCATGCCACCGGCCGCGTGGCGCAGCGCCGCCCTGCCCTCCGCTGCCTGA
- a CDS encoding DMT family transporter, with product MPRPLPAWLPAMAFVLIWSTGFIVGKAVVPVADTSLFLLARFALATLMFAAVAAAGRAAWPPLAQVPRHLLAGALMQGIYLCAGYGAVAHGLSPSIMALLGALQPLLTALLAIPLLKEQPTSRTWLGLALGALGVGLVVLPAMQAGAPHAVSPWIVLVGVLAIISITMGTLLQKTSIARADIRASSAWQNAGALLVAAVVVAASGGIGGLRWMSGPTLWAALLWAAVVLSGLGTWLLLGLVRRGQAANAAALMFLAPPLAAVQAALLFGDRLGPLQWCGMAVAGVGVWLCQTQGRQRHAEAR from the coding sequence ACCGGCTTCATCGTCGGCAAGGCCGTGGTGCCGGTGGCCGATACCAGCCTGTTCCTGCTGGCCCGCTTTGCGCTGGCGACGCTGATGTTCGCGGCGGTGGCGGCGGCCGGCCGTGCCGCGTGGCCGCCGCTGGCGCAGGTGCCGCGCCATCTGCTGGCCGGCGCGCTGATGCAGGGCATCTACCTGTGCGCCGGCTATGGCGCCGTGGCGCACGGCCTGTCGCCGTCGATCATGGCGCTGCTGGGCGCGCTGCAGCCGCTGCTGACCGCGCTGCTTGCGATACCGCTGCTCAAGGAGCAGCCGACGTCGCGCACCTGGCTCGGGCTGGCGCTGGGCGCGCTGGGCGTGGGTCTGGTAGTCTTGCCCGCGATGCAGGCCGGTGCGCCGCACGCCGTCTCGCCGTGGATCGTGCTGGTGGGCGTGCTGGCGATCATTTCGATCACGATGGGAACGCTGCTCCAGAAAACCTCGATTGCCCGCGCGGATATCCGCGCCAGCTCGGCCTGGCAGAACGCCGGGGCGCTGCTGGTGGCCGCCGTCGTGGTGGCCGCGTCCGGCGGCATCGGCGGCCTGCGCTGGATGTCCGGCCCCACGCTGTGGGCCGCGCTGCTCTGGGCGGCCGTGGTGCTGTCCGGGCTGGGCACGTGGCTGCTGCTGGGCCTGGTACGGCGCGGACAGGCGGCCAACGCCGCCGCGCTGATGTTCCTGGCGCCGCCGCTGGCGGCCGTGCAGGCGGCGCTGCTGTTCGGCGACCGGCTGGGGCCGCTGCAGTGGTGCGGCATGGCCGTCGCCGGGGTCGGGGTCTGGCTGTGCCAGACACAGGGGAGGCAGCGCCATGCCGAAGCTCGTTGA